Proteins encoded together in one Entomobacter blattae window:
- a CDS encoding DUF5131 family protein: protein MGDLFHEEVSERFIAHIWQTMANYPHIVFQILTKRAERLSALSHNLPLLSNVWLGVSVEDQKSLYRIAHLRRASAALRFLSIEPLLEDLGEVDLSDMDWVIVGGESGYKARPLHADWVRALRNQCQEKEVAFFFKQWGGVNKKQSGHLLDGRVWEDYPKRREPV from the coding sequence ATGGGTGACCTATTCCATGAAGAGGTTTCAGAACGTTTCATTGCCCATATCTGGCAGACCATGGCAAATTATCCTCATATCGTCTTTCAGATTTTAACGAAACGGGCAGAACGTCTATCAGCATTAAGTCATAACCTCCCTTTGTTATCTAATGTCTGGCTTGGGGTCAGTGTTGAAGACCAGAAGAGTTTGTACAGGATTGCGCATTTAAGGCGAGCTTCTGCTGCTCTACGGTTTTTAAGCATTGAACCCTTGCTGGAGGATTTGGGAGAGGTTGATCTGTCCGATATGGACTGGGTGATTGTTGGTGGGGAAAGTGGATATAAAGCCCGCCCTCTTCATGCGGATTGGGTTAGGGCGTTACGTAACCAGTGTCAGGAAAAGGAAGTAGCGTTCTTTTTCAAGCAGTGGGGCGGTGTCAATAAGAAGCAATCAGGCCACCTTCTGGATGGCAGGGTTTGGGAAGATTATCCAAAACGCAGGGAGCCTGTCTGA
- a CDS encoding DUF5131 family protein, giving the protein MSKSKIEWTGSTWNPVVGCSLASRGCTNCYAMKMASRLEAMGVGKYQNLVHKTGKNIVWNGVVREDWEAANTRFPKKGNHRVFFCQLHG; this is encoded by the coding sequence ATGAGTAAGTCAAAGATTGAATGGACAGGTTCAACATGGAACCCTGTTGTTGGCTGTTCATTAGCCAGTCGAGGCTGCACCAATTGCTATGCCATGAAAATGGCATCCCGTCTGGAAGCCATGGGTGTTGGCAAGTATCAGAATCTTGTCCACAAAACGGGTAAAAATATAGTCTGGAATGGAGTAGTGCGAGAAGACTGGGAAGCAGCAAATACTCGTTTTCCCAAGAAAGGCAACCATCGGGTTTTTTTTTGTCAACTCCATGGGTGA